TGCTCTTCTGGTACCGGCGGTAAGCCTCTCCGCGGGAACGGAGAGACTGCTCTTCAGTGTACGGAATGCCGGTGACGCGTAGGAGGAAAAAGAGCATCAGGGCCGGAGCGAAGATCGTGGTCCAGCCCCAGGCCGCCGGGAAAGCAAACAGGAAAAAGGCGACCCAGATCAGCCATTCGAAAAAATAATTGGGATGCCGGGAATAATACCAGAGCCCCTGTTCGCAAACCTTGCCCCTGTTCGCAGGATCCGCCTTGAAGGCATCCAGTTGCCGGTCGGCCAAGGATTCTCCGCAAATAGCGATCAACCAAACTGAAAATCCGAGGAGATCACACCAGCCCAGTTGGACGCGCGTGTCGAAATTCAGCAGCAGCACCGGAATGCTCAGCAGTGCTAACAGCAAGGCCTGCGCCTGAAAGAACCAGAAGAAGAAAAAGTTCTCGTGTCCCGCAACGGCACGGCGCAGTTCACGGTAACGGCCATCCTCCTCGGGATGATGGCCCATCACCCTTTTCCAGAGATGGATGCCCAGCCGGATACTCCAAACCACAACCATCAAGGTGATCAGGTTCTGTCGCTTTGGCTCACCATCCCCGAACACACGGTAAAGCAGAGCCAGCGGAGCAAAACCCATAGCCCATGCAATATCGACGATCCCCGCATTCTTGATGCGGACGGCTATGACCCAGATTGCCACCATCAGGAGACTCGCAATACCAAGTCCCGTCAAAAAAAGCTGAAAACCACTCATCAAACTCATGAACCCGAAAGGGCGCGATGGGCCTGAGGGATCTGCCGCTCCCGATGATGACCCAGATCGTAAGCGGGTGAATGGATGTCGAGGTTGTCAGGTCGCGTGTAGACAATCTGAGCCACCGCGATATGACGGGTGCCGAATCCCGCCTCGCAGTAGCAGAGGTAGTAGAGCCACTTGCGGATGAAAGCCTCGTCGTATCCCTGAGCTTTGACCTTCGGAAGTGCCTTCATAAAAGCCTCCCTCCACTCCTTCAATGTCCGCGCATAAAATGGCGTCATATCCTCATAATCCAAGAGATTCAGGTCGCCGGTAGCATTCAGAGCCTCGGTGATACGGCGCATCGAGAGCAGAAGGGAGCCTGGGAATATGTGCTTCTGGATGAAGTCCACCCCATCGCGAAGGATCGGAAATTGATTATCGGGACAGAGAATCGTCTGAATGCCCACCATCCCTCGCGGGGCCAGCAGCTCGGAGACCTTTCCGAAGAAGGTCTCGGCGTAACGATCACCCACGGCTTCCAGCATCTCAATCGAGACGATCTTGTCGAATCGGCCCGCAAGGTCGCGGTAGTCGCAGAAGATCACCTCCACCAGATCGGCGACACCAGCCTCCTCGACACGGGCGGCAGCCTCGCGGAACTGCTCCTCGCTGATCGTGGCCGCCGTGACGCGGCATCCGTAGTTCTTCGCGGCATGGATGGCGAATCCTCCCCAACCGCATCCAATCTCGAGCACCATGTCGTGACTGGAGAGTTGCAGCTTCCTGCAGAGCTGATCCCACTTCTTCCGCTGAGCCTCCTCCATTGCAAGCTCCGGCGGGTCGTAATACGCCGCCGAGTAGGTCATGGTCGGATCGAGCCAGAGTTTGAAGAAATCGTTTCCCAGATCGTAGTGCTCGCTGATGTTATCACGGCTTTTGCTCTTGCTGTTTGGGCGGAGCGCGTGACCGATCCGGTTAATCATCCCCAGGAGATCAAAAGCACCAGGAGTGTGCGATTCACGGGTTTTGATCCCGGCGAGGTAATCGCCGTTCAGGACAAACCATGCAAGCGTCCGGGTCAGGTCCTCCGTCTCCCATTCCCCGGCGAGGAACGATTCAGCAAATCCGATCGGTCCGAAGAGCACGCACCGCCGGTAGAAGTTTTCGTCCCGGACAGTCAGTTCCGCCTGAAGTTCCTTTCCAAGGCCTCCAAAAAGGCGACGAGATCCACCGGGCATCGTCAGCTTTAGTTCCCCTCGACGTGCACGTGAAAACGCATCGATCACGAGTTTGCGGAAAAATTTATCGGTGAAAGCCATAGATGGGTGCAGGATCTTCCCTGATTAGGGGGCTGAGAGCCAGCCTTCAGTCAGGGGGGGGAGGAAGAGAGGGGTTTAGGCTGAAGGCTGTTAGTCAACCAAGCTCGTGGGAACGAGCGCGGAAGACTGACGAAGTTAGCCCCGAAGGGGTGGCACCGTCCGCCGGGTGGCGGATGCCATCAATTAGGAAGAGTAAGATGGGGAACTTGTCTTTTGCACGGAAAGGGCTAGGTATCGAACATTCCTTCCCCGCCATGAACCCTCTTCAGATCCTCCTTGCGATCCTGCTCTTCGGAGCGGGAGCCACCGTCGGTGGCGTTGCCGGTTTCCGTTACGCGAAATCCTCGCCAATGACATCCCCGGCGGCTCCCCGATCCGACGCATCCGTTCCACCGCCGGGGTCTGGTACCCACGAAAATAACAAGACGATCAATCTTGCCACGGCTGACAGGGAGGCAGTCGCAACCAATGCAACTTCTTCGGGGCTGGGGTTCATGGAAAGCATCACGAAATCGAAGTCGGAAGGAAATCAGATGAAGCGTTTTGCGGCCTGGAATGAAGCCGTACAGGCGCTTGATCCCGCCCGGATAGGCCAAGCTCTCTCCGAGGTCGAGGCCATGAGGGATTCCCAGGAACGGATGCAGCTGCGGATCATGCTCCTCTCCCGATGGGGGGAGAGCGATCCCAGGGCGGCGCTCGCCTACGCACAGGGGCTTGGAAACGCGATGGAAAAACAACAGGCCATCAGTTCCGTGGTGAGCTCATGGGGCTCGAAGGATTTACCAGCGGCAAAAGCCTGGGTGGAGGGGCTTCAAGCCGGGCCGCTTAGGAATCAGGCCCTGAAATCCCTTGCTTTTAGTCTGGCCCAAAATGACCCTGCGGCAGCCGTGGAATTGTCTTCCTCACTTCCTGGCGCAGAGCGGGACGGGGCTCTCGCCATGGCGATTAACTCCTGGGCCTCAAAAGACGCAGGGGCGGCGATCGCCTATGTCACCCAACTCCCCGAGGGTGCCAAGAAGAAGAGTGCGTTCCGGTCTTTGTTCAACACGCTTTCCCAGAAGGATCCTGCCAAGGCGATTACCCTGCTCGACCAGATCCCTTCCGGACAGCAACTCGACCAGTCCCTAACTCAAATCGGATCCTCTTGGGCCCGAAACGATCCGCAAGCTGCTCTCGCCTGGGCCAACAAGCAGAGCGATCCCCAAGTGAAGTCCTTGATCCTCCAAGGAGTGATCCAATCCATGTCCCAGAATGATACGAAGGGTGCATTGGGGCTGGCTCAGTCGCTCCCGGCCGGCAATGCGCGGGATAACAGCATCCAATCCGTCCTCTTTCAAATGGCCCAAAGCGATCCTCAGGGTGCGCTGGGCTACGCGTTGAATCTCCCTTCCAGCGACAATAGGAACAACCAGATCAGCAACATGGCGGCCCAGTGGGCGGGAAACGATCCGCAGGGTGCCCTCGCCTGGGCCAACCAGCAGAGCGATCCCCAGATCAAGTCTCAGGTTCTCCAAGGAGTGATCCAATACATGTCACAGAATGATCCTAAGGGCGCATTGGAGTTGGCTCAGTCTCTCCCTGCCGGTAACGCCCGGGATAATAGCATTCAATCCATCCTTTTCCAAATGGCTCAAAACGACCCGCAAGGTGCTATCGGCTACGCGGTGAATCTCCCACCAAGCGACAACAAGAACAATCAGATCAGCAATCTGGCATCACAATGGGTGAGGAATGATCCCCAAGGTGCTTTGGCGTGGTTTAACTCCCTGACTGATCCACAAATCAAGGGTCAGGTCGTGGGCAACCTCATCGGCAGTCTCTACTCCAACGACCGGCAGACGGCGATGAGCATGCTCAACTCCCTCCCGGAGGGATCTCCCGGTCGCATGAACGCCACAACCAGCATCGCCTCTTCAATGATGCGAAGCGATCCCCAAGGAGCCGCTACTTTTGTCCAATCCCTGCCCGCAGGAAAATCCAAAGATCAAGCGGCATTGAACCTGAGCAGGAACATCGCCCGGAACGATCCTCAAATAGGCATTACTCTGGCCTCGGGGATCACGGATGCCAACCAGCGTTCCATGGCACAGCAAAACATCGTGAGAACCTGGATGAGGAACGACTCTGCAGCAGCAACCCAATGGGTCAATTCCTCCTCCCTGCCGCAAGATGTGAAGAACCGTCTTCTCCAGCCGAAATAATTTTCCCAATCCTCTGCGTCTCAGCGCCTCTGCGGGAAACCTGCTTCCTTAGCCCTGTCGTTTGAGTAGCGACTGACCGATTTCGCGGAGTCGTCCCCCACGCACACCCAGAAGATCGAGTGCCCGAAGGGCAGCACGGGTCTGTTTCACTGCTTCCTTGCGCGAGGCCTCCAGACCGATCACGGCTGGGTAGGTCGCCTTGGAGGCCTTGAGATCCTTGCCGGCGCTCTTGCCGAGCTGTTCGCTTGTCGCCGTCACATCGAGGATGTCGTCGAGAATCTGGAAGGCGAGGCCGAGCGCCTGACCGAATTTGGTGAGCGCCTTGAGTTCGGCGGGCGTGGCGTTCGCCACCATGGCACCAAGGCGGATCGGTAGGACGATCATCGCGGCTGTCTTCCTTTCGTGAATGAAGCGAACCTCGCGGATCGTGGGTTTCTTTCCCTCGGCCTCAAGGTCGGCGACCTGACCGGCGATGAGTTGCAGGCTGCCTGCAGCGTCGGCCGTCTCCTTGAGGAGAACGGAGAGAGGATAGCGCTTTGCGGGTTTTACCAGAGTCAGAAGGCCAAAGGCCCGGGTGAGCAGGGCATCGCCGGCAAGAACGGCCACGCCCTCGCCGAAGACCTTGTGCGAGGTGGGGCGGCCGCGACGGAGATCGTCGTCGTCCATGCAGGGAAGATCGTCATGGATGAGCGAGTAGGTGTGAATCAGTTCCACCGCGCAGGCGGCCGGCAACACACACGTCGGATCCTTGGCACCACACGCCTCAGCAGCCGCCAGGGCGAGGATGGGCCGCAGGCGCTTGCCTCCCGCCAGGAGGCTGTAGCGCATCGCCTTGTGGATGGTCGCAGGTCGGACGGAGGCCGCAGGTACGACGCGGGCCAGCGCCTGCTCGACAAGCTTCCGACGCCGTTCCAGATAAAGGGAAAGGCCGTCCGCTTGTGTGCGGACGGCCTTCCGGGAAGTCATGATGAGAGACCCCTTAGGGAATCGCGCTTACTTAGAGGGTCTTGCAGAAGTCCTCGAAGCGGTCGAGGCCGGGTTTGATGATATCAAGGCCGGTCGCGTAGCTGAGGCGGACGACGCGGTCGTCACCGAAGGCGATGCCGGGAACGACGGCGACATTGGCCTTGCTGAGCAGGCGGTCGGCGAAGTTCGTGGAGGTCATGCCGAGCTTCGAGATATTCGCCAGCATATAGAAGGCACCCTTCGGCTTCACGGCGGTGACGTTGTGGATCGCGGAGAGGCGCTCGAACATGTACTCTCGGCGGATATTGAACTCTTCGCGCATGTCGGCGACGCACTGCTGGCTGCCGGTGAGGGCGGCGAGACCACCCTTCTGGGCGAAGGAGCAGGGGCCGGAGGTGCTGTGGCTCTGCATGGAGTCGATTGCCTTGGCGATCTTCTCGGGAGCTCCGAGGTAACCAAGGCGCCATCCGGTCATGGCATAGGCCTTGCTGAAGCCGTTGACGGTGATGGTCAGATCCTTGGCCTCAGGCGTGAGGGAAGCAACGGAGACATGCTCTGCTCCGTCATAGGTAAGACTCTCGTAGATCTCGTCGGAGAGGATCGTGATCTCCTCTTCGGCGGCTACCTCGACAAGGGCTCGAAGCTCTTCCTTGGTGTAGACGGAACCCGTCGGATTACCCGGGGAGTTGATGATGACCATCTTGGTGCGGGGGCTCATCGCCTCCTCGAACTGCTGGGGAGTCATCTTCCAATCATTCTCCTGGGTCGTCTGGACGATGATCGGCTCGGCGCCCGCAAGACGGACCATGTCGGGATAGCTGAGCCAGTAAGGAGCAGGGATGATGACCTCGTCACCCTCGCCGCAGACGGCCATGATGGCGTTGAAGCAGCTCTGCTTGGCACCGTTGCTGACGATGATCTCGCTCGGCTTGTAGTCGAGCCCGTTGTCACGCTTGAACTTCTCGCTGATCGCGGCACGAAGCTCGGGCATTCCGGAGCTGGGGGTGTACTTTGTGAATCCGGCATTGAGGGCCTCGATGGCGGCCGCCTTGATATGCTCTGGTGTGTCAAAATCGGGCTCTCCGGCTCCGAAGCTGTAGACATCGACTCCCTCGGCGCGCAGGGCCTTGGCCTTGCTGTCGATGGCGAGAGTGAGGGAGGGGGTGAGTTCGCTGACGCGTGTTGCGAGATCCATGGGAAGAGTTGGGTTAGGTTGTTGGGTTGCTAGTGAAAATGGTACTAAAGAAAATCAGAGAGCGGCGGCTATCTTCGTTTTGAAGTCATTCTCCTCGAGTCGGATGATCCCGGTCTCGCGGGCGACATTCTCGACGGAATCGGAAGCATGGGCTCCATTGATCATGATTGTGGTCCCGAACTCCTTGCGAATCGTACCATGGGCAGCGTTGGCGGGATTCGTTGAGCCAAGGGCCTCACGGATCTTAGCGACGGCGTTCGCTCCTTGATAGATCATGGCAACGCAGGGCTGGGAGCCGGGCAGCGTCTTTTCCTCAGGTGTGCATTCGGAGGGGCGCTTGCCTGACATGAAGGCGACGATCGACTCCCACTGGGCTCGGCCATCGGGGAGCTTCTCTACTAGAAAGTCGAGGACCGGTCCGTAGAACTCTTCGCCTTGAGCCACCGACAGGTGAAAAGGCTTGAACCCTACCAATGCCAATCCCGTGCGGGCAAAGAGATCGATCACCCCGCCCGGACGGGTGTTAGGGAAAGCAAAGTTGTCGGGCTTGATCAGCACGAGTGTCTTCTCCGTGGGAGAGGAGAACGATGTGGAGGCATCGAGGATTCCGCCCTCGGCATCAGAGGCGTCCGCCAGCAACTTGAGTCCAGCTGCGGCCTCGGCGGCACTAGCGGGAGCGATCACGCCCGGTTCGAAATAGACAGCCTTTCCACCTTCCTCGGCGCTTTCCACAAGATCCCCGAAGGTATCGCGGAGCGTCTCACCACGGCCGTTCATGGAGTCATCGTTGCCGACGATCGAGGCGACTTTTGCGGCCGCATCCTCACCCTTGAGAACCAGCACAAGACTCTGTGAACCGGCAGAAAGCCCCTTTAGGTAGGCTGCTGTCTTGGCCTGCCCGGAAAGAGTTGCAGCAAGTTCTCCAAGAGTCTTTGCGGAGGGAGCGAAAACGCGGCCGGTATGAAGCTCGAGTCCGCTGCGCGAAATCAAACGGCCAAGAATGCCACCGGCGCGACCCTTGCGGAGTGCGGCGGGAGTGATGAATGCGTAAGAAAGCTGATCAGCCATGGAATGAAGAGGAGTAAAAGAGGATTTGCCGCCCAAGAGGGCGCAGCATAATGGCGTTCCAAGGCGGACGGGAAGGGTAGAAGCCATACCCTTAGGAGTCAAAGGCTTTCTCTGATGCCCGGCAAAGCCGGGCAGGCGGTTAGCGGTTTAGACTGAAGGCTGTTAGGGACTGACGCCCCTATTCCCCATAGCCTATCCCCTATCACCGAATCTTGGCTTCCTGAAACTGCTGTCTCCATACCTCCAGCCGGTCGGCAATCCGTGCCTCGGCACCATGGCGAGTCGGCTTGTAGTAGGTGCGCCCTTCCGGAAGATAGGCTTGGGGGACATAACCTCCCTCGTAATTGTGAGCATATTTGTAGCCCTCGCCGTGACCTAGGGACTTGGCTCCCTTGTAGTGGGCGTCGCGAAGATGCGGGGGAACCTCTAAGGTTCGCCCCTGAGCCAGATCCTTCTCCGCATTCCCCAATGCCGCATAGGCACTGTTGCTTTTTGGCGCGGTCGCCAGGTAGACGGTCGCATGGGCAAGCGTGATTCGGGCCTCGGGTAATCCGACAAACTCAACAGCCTGCTGAGCGGAAATAGCAAGTGGCAGCGCTAGCGGATCGGCAAGCCCCACATCCTCACTGGCGAAGATCACAAGGCGTCTCGTGATGAAGCGCAACTCCTCACCCGCATGGAGCATCTTGGCCAGCCAGTAAAGCGAGGCATCGGGGTCACTGCCCCGCAGGCTCTTGATGAAGGCGCTGATTGTGTCGTAGTGGTCATCACCGGTCCCGTCGTAAACAATGGCCTTCTTCTGGATGCTCTCGGAGGCGGCTTCCAGGCTAATATGAATCCTGCCGTCAGGACCGAAAGGGGTGGTCCTGGCTGCGATCTCCAGGGCATTCAAACACTTGCGGGCATCACCATCGGAAACTGTGGCAAGATGACGGGCCGCATTCTCAGCGAGATCAATCGGGAGCGTTCCGAGCCCGCGGTCCGGATCTGCTATCGCACGTTTCTGCAGGTAAATCAGATCCTCCTCGGTCAGGGGTTGCAGTTGGAAAATCTGGGAACGTGAGACCAGCGGGCTGTTGATCGAAAAGAAGGGGTTCTGGGTGGTCGCCCCGATCAGGCGCACCGTTCCGCGTTCCACATCGGGAAGGAGGGCATCCTGCTGGGCCTTGTTGAAGCGGTGAATCTCGTCGATGAAGAGCAGCGTCCGCCCGCCATTCCGCGCCTCGATGGCAGCTATGCCGACAGCCTTCCTGATATCGGCGACCGAACCCTCCACTCCGCTCAATTCGATGAAGCGACTCTTTGTCCGACTGGCAATCACCTTTGCCAGGCTGGTCTTTCCAGTGCCGGGCGGACCATAAAAGATCACCGAGGAGAGGCGATCCGCTTCGATGGCACGCCGCAGGAGTTTCCCCTCACCTAGAATGTGGCTTTGGCCGACATATTCCTCGAGCGTACGAGGACGCATCCGGGCCGCCAGAGGCGCATCGGCAGGCAGGGAAACCTCCTCGCCCAGCCGAGGGGAAGCGGCACTGCCGAAAAGATCATCCATTTGCTTACTCTAAGGAAAGCGCATTTGACTGGCAAGGCAACCGCCTCCGTTCCATGCTAAAGCCGTATGAAAACCCTCCTGACAGCACTTGATTTCAGCCCGATCTCCCAGAAAGTCGTGGATGGTGCGGCTGAACTGGCCACCGCCATGAACTCGCGCCTCGTGCTCCTGAATGTCGTTGAGCCCGTGGCCGCGTATGTTCCGGTGGGTGCTGCCATGGATGTGATCACAGCGCCGATTCCGATAGAGCCTGCCGACCTGAATCTGGTCAAGGAGCGCCTGGAGCAGTTCGCGGCCCCACTCCGTGCCAAAGGGCTGACTGTCGAGACCATGGCTGTCGTCTCGCTCCCGGCCGCTGAGATCTTGAACCAGGCCGCGTCGACCCAAGCCACGATGATTGTCCTCGGCTCCCACGGCCATGGTGCGGTCTACCAACTCTTCAGCGGAAGCGTGGTGACCTCGGTGCTGCACAAGTCGCGTGTCCCGGTTACTGTGATCCCGGTTCACTCCCTCTAATCAGGGGCAAGAGCAGGCATGCCGATGCGGATTCTTTTTACGAAGCTACTGCATATTGGCGACAATCTCCTACTCACGCCGACACTCGTCGCGACCAAGGAAAAATTTCCGAACTCCGAGATCTGGGTCGCCGTACGCCGCGGCACCGAAGGTATTCTGGCCGGATGCCCCGAGATAGACAGGATCGTCACGACAGCCCGACCCGAGGAGGGGCGCCGTACCTGGAGTGATTTTGGCAGAGACCTCCTGACGCTTGCCGAGATCGCCTGCACGCGCTTCGACTATGCCTTCGAGTTGGGGGATAATAACAGGGGTAGGATTCTAGCAACGGCCAGTCGCGCCAAGATCTGCTGCACCAACAGCTACGAGCGCCCTGAGGGAATCCCTCTCTCCATGGCTTGGGAAAAACGCTTCAACCGACTTATCACGACCGGCCATGGTCCGGTGCATCAGGTGCGCCGCGACTACAACGCTGTCCGGGAAACACTGGGACTTCCAGAAGAGCCTCCCCCGATGCGTTTCGCGTGGGAAGCCATGCGGCCATCACAAATGGAGGGTGCGCTTGAAGGTGCCATCTCCGGTTCCTACGGGGTAGTCCATGCGGCCACCCGCTGGTCCTCGAAATCCTGGCCTTTGGATCGCTGGAAGCAGGTGATCGCCGCACTCCTGAAAAGATTCCCGCAGGTCGTGATCAGCTGTGGCCCGAGCCCACATGAGATCGCGGAGGCCGTAATACTCTGCGAAGGCTTCGAGGGCCGGGTTCTCTCCACGGAAGGGAAGCTCTCCTGGGCACAGCTTGCGACTCTGCTCGGCTCGGCCTCCCTGTTTGTCGGCGTCGATACAGCAGCAATGCATCTGGCATCGGCTGTCCAGTGCCCCTCCGTTGTCCTCTTTGGTCACCCGCCCGCGTATCAGTTCCAACCTTGGAAATGCCCGCACCGAGTTGTCCGCTCCAAAGACAGCATGCTGGAGACCCAGCGTTACAAGCTTCCTGGCGAACAGCTCATGGAAGAAATCAGTGTCGCCATGGTCACGGAAGCCGTTGAGTCGATACTTTCAGAGAGAGCTTAGAGCTCAGGCCTTGGCGGCGAGCCGCGTGTAGAGCTCCGCGAGCTGCAGACTCAATTTGGGCAATGATGGCCTTGGCAGCTTTTCTTGGAACTCGAGTAGCGATTGCCTGAAGGCCTCATCGGTAACAGCCCGCTCCAGCAGACCCGCATAGGCCACATGGTCGGTCGGCTCAAAAAGACCGGGATGTTCACCGGTAAGCAGAGCTGTATTCCCCTCAATGCGGCTGGCCAGAATAGGAATCCGGCAATCGAGTGCCTGCAGCAGGGCTAGCGGCTGACCCTCCCAGTGGGATGCCAGAACGAAGAGATCCAGAGACTGGAGCCACGGGGCCACGGGCCTCTTCCTTCCGGCAAGAATCAGTCGACCCTCAAGCTGATGCTCCCGAATTCCCTTCTCCAGAACCGGGCGGTCCTGTCCCTCTCCTAATAGCAGGAATTTCGGCAGAACGTCTTTCCGCTGGGCAAGCAAAGCCATCGCTTCGATTGTAGCCTGATGGTTCTTGGTTGGATGAAGGGAGGCCACGGAGCCGGCTAGAAATTCCTTGGGATCGAGTCCAAGAGCAGAGCGAACCGCCAACCTATCCTCAACCGGACGGAAAACCGCGGGATCGATAGCATTAGGAACAACGGAAACCTCCTTAGGATCGAGATCGAAAGCCGCGATCAGATCGCGCCGAGTCTCCTCCGAGAGGGCGATCACATGGTCGGCCCAACGGTAGATATGTCGCATGAAAAACCCCTTCCTTCCCTTGAGCTCCAGAAAGGTCTTCTGCTGATGCACGATCGATCGGATGCCAGCCAGTTTGGCCGCAATCACGCCGAAGAGTTGATCGTGATAGGACTGGGCATGAACCACCTGGATCCCGTGCTCACGGAACCACTGGGCAAGCCGCAGCATCCCGAGGGGGTTCATTCTCTTGGTGGGGAAGACAGGAACCACATCGATCGGAAGACCTGCCAACTTGGCTTCCTCCCCGAGCACTCCGAGATTTCGCAGGCAGACAAAGCGCGCCTCAATATCCGGCGGAAGGTATTTGCTCGCGGAGAGGAGAAAATCTTCGGCACCTCCGACCGGCATCGAGACGAAAAGAAAGGCAACCCTTACCGGTGTAGCCGGCTGCTGCGTGGCCTGCTTCATAACTATCCGACCGTGCCCGCCTTGCCCGTAACCAACAACCCTACCACTGGAGACCGAACAGGATGATGCCCTTTGGTTTCTCAGGATTATCGGGATCCCAAGTGACAGTGTCATGGCCATCGCCATATTTCCTCGGGGCAAGAGGATTCACCAACTGAAGCGGATGCTTCATCTTGAAAGCCTGAGCCACCACACCGGTGATGTCATAGGGAGCTGGATTCTCGATCGGGTTGGACTCGATCTTGGTTTTTTTGGGCTTGGGAGCCACAAAGGAAGCATCCGAAGCAGCCTGCTGGGCAATGCCGGTAGCAGCCATCAGAAGGGCGACAACGGGGAAAATTGGGCGAAAGAGCTTGCCGTTCATGAACGTACCTTAGCCGCCTTTTGGAGCAAGGGGCAAGCCTCCCGCGCCAACCCCTTCCATTCTATCTAACGACATTGCTGCTTCAGCGTTGATCATTGGCCACGGAACCATTCAGACTGCGTGGATGGATTCCCTCGAGCGTGCACGGCGCGTTCTCTCAATCGAAATCGACGAACTGCAGCGCCTCTCCGAGCGTCTGGACGGAGGCTTTACTGCAGCGGTGACCCTCCTGCGCGAGGCGATTGAACGCCGGGGAAAGATCGTCGTCCTGGGGGTAGGTAAGTCAGGTCATATCGGTGAGAAAATCGCGGCGACCCTGACCAGCACCGGCGCACCTGCCGTGGTGCTCAATTCGCTCAATGCCCTCCATGGTGATCTCGGAATGATCTCCGACGGGGATGTCATCCTGACACTCAGCTACAGTGGGGAGACGCAGGAACTGCTCCGTATCCTGCCTGCCCTAACCCGATTCAATGTCAAAAAGATCTCGTTGACCGGAGGAAAAACCTCCTCGCTTGCGAAAGCCAGCGACGTCGTCCTCGATGTCTCCGTCACTCAGGAGGCCTGTCCCCACAACCTCGCTCCCACCTCCAGCACGACCGTCATGCTGGCTTTGGGTGATGCGCTTGCCATGGTTCTCCTTGAGGAGAGGGGCTTCACACGGGAGGATTTCGCGCGATACCACCCGGCCGGTCAACTCGGGCGCTCCCTCCTGCTCAAGGTCCGTGATATCATGCGAGGCGGTGAAGAAGCGGCGATCGTCAAGATCAGCGACCCTGTCGTCGCGGTCTTGCGTGAACTCACCAAGAAACGGGCCGGCGCAGCCCTAGTCGTGAACGCAGATGGTCAGCTTGCCGGCATCTTTACCCATGGTGATTTTGCCCGCAGGTTC
This window of the Verrucomicrobiota bacterium genome carries:
- a CDS encoding pyridoxal phosphate-dependent aminotransferase, which gives rise to MDLATRVSELTPSLTLAIDSKAKALRAEGVDVYSFGAGEPDFDTPEHIKAAAIEALNAGFTKYTPSSGMPELRAAISEKFKRDNGLDYKPSEIIVSNGAKQSCFNAIMAVCGEGDEVIIPAPYWLSYPDMVRLAGAEPIIVQTTQENDWKMTPQQFEEAMSPRTKMVIINSPGNPTGSVYTKEELRALVEVAAEEEITILSDEIYESLTYDGAEHVSVASLTPEAKDLTITVNGFSKAYAMTGWRLGYLGAPEKIAKAIDSMQSHSTSGPCSFAQKGGLAALTGSQQCVADMREEFNIRREYMFERLSAIHNVTAVKPKGAFYMLANISKLGMTSTNFADRLLSKANVAVVPGIAFGDDRVVRLSYATGLDIIKPGLDRFEDFCKTL
- a CDS encoding DUF1295 domain-containing protein; the protein is MSGFQLFLTGLGIASLLMVAIWVIAVRIKNAGIVDIAWAMGFAPLALLYRVFGDGEPKRQNLITLMVVVWSIRLGIHLWKRVMGHHPEEDGRYRELRRAVAGHENFFFFWFFQAQALLLALLSIPVLLLNFDTRVQLGWCDLLGFSVWLIAICGESLADRQLDAFKADPANRGKVCEQGLWYYSRHPNYFFEWLIWVAFFLFAFPAAWGWTTIFAPALMLFFLLRVTGIPYTEEQSLRSRGEAYRRYQKSTSAFVPWFKRKNVA
- a CDS encoding replication-associated recombination protein A, whose product is MDDLFGSAASPRLGEEVSLPADAPLAARMRPRTLEEYVGQSHILGEGKLLRRAIEADRLSSVIFYGPPGTGKTSLAKVIASRTKSRFIELSGVEGSVADIRKAVGIAAIEARNGGRTLLFIDEIHRFNKAQQDALLPDVERGTVRLIGATTQNPFFSINSPLVSRSQIFQLQPLTEEDLIYLQKRAIADPDRGLGTLPIDLAENAARHLATVSDGDARKCLNALEIAARTTPFGPDGRIHISLEAASESIQKKAIVYDGTGDDHYDTISAFIKSLRGSDPDASLYWLAKMLHAGEELRFITRRLVIFASEDVGLADPLALPLAISAQQAVEFVGLPEARITLAHATVYLATAPKSNSAYAALGNAEKDLAQGRTLEVPPHLRDAHYKGAKSLGHGEGYKYAHNYEGGYVPQAYLPEGRTYYKPTRHGAEARIADRLEVWRQQFQEAKIR
- a CDS encoding universal stress protein; its protein translation is MKTLLTALDFSPISQKVVDGAAELATAMNSRLVLLNVVEPVAAYVPVGAAMDVITAPIPIEPADLNLVKERLEQFAAPLRAKGLTVETMAVVSLPAAEILNQAASTQATMIVLGSHGHGAVYQLFSGSVVTSVLHKSRVPVTVIPVHSL
- a CDS encoding nucleoside-diphosphate kinase — encoded protein: MADQLSYAFITPAALRKGRAGGILGRLISRSGLELHTGRVFAPSAKTLGELAATLSGQAKTAAYLKGLSAGSQSLVLVLKGEDAAAKVASIVGNDDSMNGRGETLRDTFGDLVESAEEGGKAVYFEPGVIAPASAAEAAAGLKLLADASDAEGGILDASTSFSSPTEKTLVLIKPDNFAFPNTRPGGVIDLFARTGLALVGFKPFHLSVAQGEEFYGPVLDFLVEKLPDGRAQWESIVAFMSGKRPSECTPEEKTLPGSQPCVAMIYQGANAVAKIREALGSTNPANAAHGTIRKEFGTTIMINGAHASDSVENVARETGIIRLEENDFKTKIAAAL
- a CDS encoding polyprenyl synthetase family protein; this encodes MTSRKAVRTQADGLSLYLERRRKLVEQALARVVPAASVRPATIHKAMRYSLLAGGKRLRPILALAAAEACGAKDPTCVLPAACAVELIHTYSLIHDDLPCMDDDDLRRGRPTSHKVFGEGVAVLAGDALLTRAFGLLTLVKPAKRYPLSVLLKETADAAGSLQLIAGQVADLEAEGKKPTIREVRFIHERKTAAMIVLPIRLGAMVANATPAELKALTKFGQALGLAFQILDDILDVTATSEQLGKSAGKDLKASKATYPAVIGLEASRKEAVKQTRAALRALDLLGVRGGRLREIGQSLLKRQG
- a CDS encoding cyclopropane-fatty-acyl-phospholipid synthase family protein, producing the protein MAFTDKFFRKLVIDAFSRARRGELKLTMPGGSRRLFGGLGKELQAELTVRDENFYRRCVLFGPIGFAESFLAGEWETEDLTRTLAWFVLNGDYLAGIKTRESHTPGAFDLLGMINRIGHALRPNSKSKSRDNISEHYDLGNDFFKLWLDPTMTYSAAYYDPPELAMEEAQRKKWDQLCRKLQLSSHDMVLEIGCGWGGFAIHAAKNYGCRVTAATISEEQFREAAARVEEAGVADLVEVIFCDYRDLAGRFDKIVSIEMLEAVGDRYAETFFGKVSELLAPRGMVGIQTILCPDNQFPILRDGVDFIQKHIFPGSLLLSMRRITEALNATGDLNLLDYEDMTPFYARTLKEWREAFMKALPKVKAQGYDEAFIRKWLYYLCYCEAGFGTRHIAVAQIVYTRPDNLDIHSPAYDLGHHRERQIPQAHRALSGS